From Vibrio tritonius, the proteins below share one genomic window:
- a CDS encoding YgiW/YdeI family stress tolerance OB fold protein, which yields MKKTTLFLAALLVAAPTLSFANDKDHRRGIEYKGPVEITPVKSLLDDDSFFSDRDVVVEGHLVKRLEENLFLFSDGQHEIRVELDDDMRHTGPIDAKTKVRLYGEYENHRQPEIEVDYLQVM from the coding sequence ATGAAAAAAACAACACTATTCCTCGCTGCTCTTTTAGTTGCTGCTCCGACTCTTAGCTTTGCCAATGACAAAGATCACCGACGTGGCATTGAATATAAGGGACCTGTTGAGATCACCCCAGTAAAATCGTTACTCGATGACGACAGCTTTTTCTCGGACAGAGACGTCGTTGTTGAAGGACATTTAGTAAAACGTTTAGAAGAGAACCTGTTTCTCTTCTCCGATGGCCAACACGAAATTCGCGTTGAGTTAGACGATGATATGCGCCACACAGGCCCTATTGATGCCAAAACCAAAGTGCGTCTCTATGGTGAATATGAGAACCATCGCCAACCAGAAATCGAGGTTGACTACCTACAAGTAATGTAA